A stretch of Xenopus laevis strain J_2021 chromosome 8S, Xenopus_laevis_v10.1, whole genome shotgun sequence DNA encodes these proteins:
- the LOC108700434 gene encoding RIIa domain-containing protein 1, which yields MAAPDPGALNEEQRQRLTDFKIQTRVSNETYLREHQEIQLLISGFMREVLLRRPENIRQFAAAHFTHPDVAQSVREKKRASAVS from the exons ATGGCGGCGCCAGACCCGGGGGCTCTGAATGAGGAACAGCGACAGCGACTGACCGACTTCAAG ATCCAGACGCGTGTAAGTAATGAGACCTACCTGCGAGAGCACCAGGAGATTCAGCTGCTCATATCCGGCTTCATGAG AGAAGTCCTGCTGAGACGGCCAGAGAATATCCGACAGTTTGCTGCAG CGCATTTCACCCACCCTGATGTGGCACAGAGTGTCCGGGAGAAGAAGAGAGCGTCAGCTGTATCCTGA
- the mrpl9.S gene encoding uncharacterized protein LOC495474 isoform X1, translating to MLSLTSRLLLTRGAPELLTCGALCVTPSRGTVMVERWWQVNLPKEGEEPKLHPRRHRIYRVLEDTKHKKKEKMELLLTQTVPKLGGRGDTVCVEKALGRNKLLSQGLAIYPSPENKKMFEDEKRTVNYLQNSHLEIGMKNNVGKWEVTKEIVARNLFKSLGIVAPVEALKIPEEPITQWGEYWCEVTVNGIDTVRVPMSVVNFEKPKTKRYKQWLARQAAESAPEPEP from the exons ATGCTGAGTCTGACCTCTCGTCTCCTCCTCACCCGGGGAGCCCCCGAACTACTGACATGTGGGGCGCTGTGTGTCACCCCCAGCCGG GGCACAGTGATGGTGGAGCGCTGGTGGCAGGTGAATCTCCCTAAAGAAGGGGAGGAGCCCAAACTGCACCCCCGGAGGCATCGCATCTACAGAGTCTTGGAGGACACGAAGCACAAGAAGAAAGAGAAGATGGAGCTGCTCCTCACTCAGACTGTGCCCA AGCTGGGGGGCCGGGGagacactgtgtgtgtggagaaaGCGCTGGGAAGGAATAAGCTGCTGTCACAGGGTTTGGCCATTTACCCCTCACCTGAGAATAAGAAGATGTTTGAAGACGAGAAAAGG ACCGTGAATTACCTGCAGAATTCTCATCTGGAGATCGGCATGAAGAACAATGTGGGAAAGTGGGAAGTGACCAAGGAAATTGTTGCTCGGAATCTATTTAAGAGT CTGGGAATAGTGGCCCCTGTAGAAGCGCTGAAGATCCCAGAGGAGCCAATCACACAGTGGGGAGAGTACTGGTGTGAGGTGACA GTGAATGGCATTGATACCGTGCGTGTGCCCATGTCTGTGGTGAACTTTGAGAAGCCCAAGACCAAGCGCTACAAGCAGTGGCTGGCCCGACAGGCAGCAGAATCGGCACCAGAACCTGAGCCCTGA
- the mrpl9.S gene encoding uncharacterized protein LOC495474 (The RefSeq protein has 4 substitutions compared to this genomic sequence) yields MLSLTSRLLLTRGAPELLTCGALCVTPSRGTVMVERWWQVNLPKEGEEPKLHPRRHRIYRVLEDTKHKKKEKMELLLTQTVPKLGGRGDTVFVEKALGRNKLLSQGLAIYPSPENKKMFEEEKRRQQEGAPEDRTQSWTGEMTVNYLQNSHLEIGMKNNVGKWEVTKEIVARNLFKSLGIVAPVEALKIPDEPITQWGEYWCEVTVNGIDTVRVPMSVVNFEKPKTKRYKQWLARQAAESAPEPES; encoded by the exons ATGCTGAGTCTGACCTCTCGTCTCCTCCTCACCCGGGGAGCCCCCGAACTACTGACATGTGGGGCGCTGTGTGTCACCCCCAGCCGG GGCACAGTGATGGTGGAGCGCTGGTGGCAGGTGAATCTCCCTAAAGAAGGGGAGGAGCCCAAACTGCACCCCCGGAGGCATCGCATCTACAGAGTCTTGGAGGACACGAAGCACAAGAAGAAAGAGAAGATGGAGCTGCTCCTCACTCAGACTGTGCCCA AGCTGGGGGGCCGGGGagacactgtgtgtgtggagaaaGCGCTGGGAAGGAATAAGCTGCTGTCACAGGGTTTGGCCATTTACCCCTCACCTGAGAATAAGAAGATGTTTGAAGACGAGAAAAGG AGGCAGCAGGAGGGGGCGCCAGAGGACAGGACACAGAGTTGGACAGGAGAGAtg ACCGTGAATTACCTGCAGAATTCTCATCTGGAGATCGGCATGAAGAACAATGTGGGAAAGTGGGAAGTGACCAAGGAAATTGTTGCTCGGAATCTATTTAAGAGT CTGGGAATAGTGGCCCCTGTAGAAGCGCTGAAGATCCCAGAGGAGCCAATCACACAGTGGGGAGAGTACTGGTGTGAGGTGACA GTGAATGGCATTGATACCGTGCGTGTGCCCATGTCTGTGGTGAACTTTGAGAAGCCCAAGACCAAGCGCTACAAGCAGTGGCTGGCCCGACAGGCAGCAGAATCGGCACCAGAACCTGAGCCCTGA